A single genomic interval of Stieleria maiorica harbors:
- a CDS encoding DnaA/Hda family protein produces the protein MSTPQGCTDDSDVIATFKEALKQRVGQERFQIWFSGVRFALEAAESAVSSPESPTAPRSIVAIAAGQFAADRLSNHYLSAMRGAAASACGTSTSIRIHVEDRPTRQAELPFPDEGGSAEGTAAEVRPSGDVNQTGTGVNQTGSGEPARRVAGQAAGRTRPAAAKRSGRHHHRGAQSLQSILRDGTDSRKPVRPKPGSVAPSLGKSTLGTSPLAIDAAHNQPPRQSAAEHRAAKPSVPDSTGNGSPQRNECTWETFVGGQCNELARTACKMAIENPGSASPLVLWGPPGSGKTHLLNAVAGKLRSLHRMRRVVSLSAEDFTNDFIKALNGNCLPAFRSRFRDADALLIDDIQFFVEKKATIRELHHTIEMLAEVGKPLVFAGTKAPNEINGLGGELSGRLASGLVCQVEGLDAQTRQQLLARYAEDRCLIPWPQQTLQEIASVAGGDGRLLSGIVNLVALLQRMYGQMPTMDQIRQHGAHLLRSSGVPITLSSIERAVEKVFQLDSKSLQSGSQTKSITEPRMLAMYLAREMTSSAFSEIGGHFGGRSHSTAILANQRVRQWLDAGRSVGRGQAALSADEAIRRIESMLKTG, from the coding sequence ATGTCCACACCGCAAGGCTGCACCGATGACTCGGACGTCATCGCGACATTCAAGGAGGCTTTGAAGCAACGTGTGGGGCAGGAGCGTTTCCAGATTTGGTTCTCGGGCGTTCGCTTCGCACTCGAAGCGGCCGAATCGGCTGTCAGTTCCCCCGAATCGCCGACCGCACCGCGTTCGATCGTGGCGATCGCTGCTGGCCAATTCGCGGCCGATCGATTGAGCAACCATTACCTGTCCGCGATGCGTGGGGCTGCCGCGTCGGCCTGTGGCACGTCGACGTCCATCCGAATTCACGTGGAGGACCGGCCGACGCGTCAGGCCGAGTTGCCGTTCCCCGACGAAGGCGGCTCAGCTGAAGGCACCGCGGCCGAGGTCCGCCCGAGCGGCGACGTCAATCAAACGGGTACCGGCGTCAATCAAACCGGCTCCGGCGAACCTGCCCGGCGAGTTGCCGGACAGGCTGCGGGGCGCACCCGTCCGGCGGCGGCAAAGCGATCGGGGCGTCACCATCACCGCGGCGCGCAGTCGTTGCAGTCGATTCTGCGTGACGGCACCGACTCGCGAAAACCCGTCCGACCGAAACCCGGTTCCGTCGCGCCGTCGCTTGGGAAATCAACGCTGGGCACATCGCCGCTGGCGATCGACGCAGCCCACAACCAACCGCCGCGCCAGTCCGCGGCGGAACACCGCGCGGCCAAGCCTTCGGTGCCCGATTCGACCGGCAACGGCTCGCCCCAGCGAAATGAATGCACCTGGGAAACTTTCGTCGGCGGCCAGTGCAACGAGCTGGCGCGAACGGCGTGCAAGATGGCGATCGAAAACCCCGGCAGCGCGTCACCTTTGGTGCTGTGGGGGCCGCCGGGGTCTGGAAAAACACATTTGTTGAACGCCGTAGCGGGAAAGCTCCGCAGCCTGCATCGGATGCGACGGGTCGTTTCTCTGTCGGCCGAAGATTTCACGAACGATTTCATCAAGGCGCTCAACGGAAATTGTTTGCCCGCGTTCCGCTCTCGCTTTCGCGACGCCGACGCCTTGCTGATCGATGACATCCAGTTCTTCGTGGAGAAAAAGGCGACGATCCGCGAGCTGCATCACACCATCGAAATGCTGGCCGAAGTCGGCAAACCGCTGGTGTTTGCCGGGACGAAAGCCCCCAACGAGATCAACGGATTGGGCGGTGAGCTGTCCGGACGTTTGGCTTCCGGGTTGGTTTGCCAAGTCGAAGGGTTGGACGCCCAGACACGGCAGCAATTGCTGGCCCGCTATGCCGAAGACCGCTGCCTGATCCCCTGGCCGCAGCAGACCTTGCAGGAAATCGCCTCGGTCGCCGGCGGCGACGGACGACTGCTCAGCGGGATCGTCAATCTGGTCGCCCTGCTGCAACGGATGTACGGGCAAATGCCGACGATGGACCAGATCCGCCAGCACGGCGCCCATCTGCTCCGCTCCTCCGGTGTCCCGATCACGCTCTCCTCCATCGAACGCGCCGTCGAAAAGGTGTTTCAGCTGGACTCCAAATCACTGCAGTCGGGCTCGCAAACCAAGTCCATTACCGAACCCCGGATGTTGGCGATGTACTTGGCCCGCGAGATGACCAGCAGCGCGTTTTCGGAGATCGGCGGACACTTCGGGGGACGCAGCCACAGCACCGCGATCCTGGCCAACCAACGCGTCCGCCAATGGCTCGACGCCGGCCGCAGCGTCGGCAGGGGCCAGGCCGCCCTGTCGGCCGACGAAGCGATCCGACGTATCGAATCGATGCTGAAAACGGGATGA
- the lexA gene encoding transcriptional repressor LexA — protein sequence MDDIGWTGYTYHVVTPTASHRKLRRLMGTKQLTDRQRRVYELIRELILNRGYGPTVREIGEAFGIKSPNGVMCHLRALERKGLIHRSPNKSRAIELTEKIDRHQHSLPMAGMVAAGTTALAFEQSDTMDFSGMFCQNDRFILQVSGDSMIDAHIQDGDFVVIQKQETAEPGQMVVAELPSGDSTLKFWFPENGRIRLQPANAEMSPLYVEDAKVVGVAVGVVRNGL from the coding sequence ATGGACGATATCGGGTGGACCGGATATACTTACCATGTCGTCACGCCGACGGCATCACACCGTAAACTGAGAAGGCTAATGGGGACCAAGCAACTCACCGACCGCCAACGGCGGGTATACGAGTTGATTCGAGAGTTAATTCTCAACCGGGGCTACGGACCGACCGTTCGCGAGATTGGCGAGGCATTTGGCATCAAGAGCCCCAACGGGGTGATGTGTCACTTGCGAGCGTTGGAGCGAAAAGGGCTGATCCACCGCAGTCCCAACAAGTCACGGGCGATCGAATTGACCGAAAAGATCGACCGTCACCAGCACAGTTTGCCGATGGCTGGGATGGTCGCGGCGGGAACGACGGCATTGGCGTTTGAGCAGAGCGACACCATGGATTTCAGCGGGATGTTCTGCCAGAACGACCGCTTCATCCTGCAGGTGTCGGGTGATTCGATGATCGACGCCCACATCCAGGACGGGGACTTTGTCGTCATCCAAAAACAGGAAACGGCCGAGCCCGGCCAAATGGTGGTGGCAGAACTCCCCAGCGGCGATTCGACGCTGAAGTTCTGGTTCCCCGAGAACGGCCGCATTCGGCTGCAACCGGCCAACGCCGAAATGTCTCCGCTGTATGTCGAGGACGCCAAAGTCGTCGGCGTCGCCGTCGGCGTCGTCAGAAACGGGCTCTAA
- the ndk gene encoding nucleoside-diphosphate kinase, translating into MQRTLVLLKPDAVQRRLMGQLIARFEAKGLNIVAMKMLKVTPEMAKKHYAEHVEKPFYPSLESFITSAPIVAMAIDGLDVIKVVRDMLGATSGLNAAAGTIRGDFSSSRQMNLVHASDGAEAAKRELKIYFDDSEFCRYEPVLTPFMRAADE; encoded by the coding sequence ATGCAGCGCACCCTGGTTCTACTGAAACCCGACGCGGTCCAGCGGCGGTTGATGGGACAGCTGATCGCGCGGTTCGAAGCGAAAGGCTTGAACATCGTTGCAATGAAGATGCTGAAAGTGACCCCGGAGATGGCGAAAAAGCACTACGCCGAACACGTCGAAAAACCTTTCTATCCCAGCCTGGAATCGTTCATCACCTCGGCCCCGATCGTTGCCATGGCGATCGACGGACTGGATGTGATCAAAGTCGTCCGTGACATGCTGGGCGCGACCAGCGGTCTGAATGCCGCCGCCGGAACGATTCGCGGCGATTTCAGCAGCAGCCGCCAGATGAACCTGGTGCACGCCAGCGACGGTGCCGAAGCGGCCAAGCGAGAATTGAAGATCTACTTCGATGACAGCGAATTCTGCCGCTACGAACCCGTGCTGACCCCGTTCATGCGCGCCGCCGACGAATAG
- the aroH gene encoding chorismate mutase, translated as MLACRGVRGATTVQADDRDEILLATRQLLALMIRQNGIDTADLASAYFTVTKDLTAEFPALAARQLGWLEVPLLCGYEITVEKSLPRCIRVLLHWNTVKSQKEIQHFYLHDAVKLRPDLSELPPVDFDELEQWIQSQLSSTP; from the coding sequence ATGTTGGCTTGCCGAGGCGTCCGCGGTGCGACAACGGTCCAAGCGGATGATCGTGACGAAATCCTGCTGGCAACGAGACAGTTGTTGGCGCTGATGATCCGCCAGAACGGGATCGACACGGCGGACTTGGCCAGCGCCTACTTCACGGTGACCAAGGATTTGACGGCCGAATTTCCGGCACTGGCCGCGCGACAGCTCGGCTGGCTGGAGGTCCCGTTGTTGTGCGGCTACGAAATCACCGTGGAAAAATCGTTGCCACGCTGCATCCGTGTCTTGTTGCACTGGAACACGGTGAAATCACAGAAGGAAATCCAGCACTTTTATTTGCACGACGCAGTGAAATTGCGACCGGATTTGTCGGAGCTTCCGCCCGTCGATTTTGACGAATTGGAACAATGGATTCAGTCCCAGCTGTCTTCCACCCCCTGA